In the genome of Desertibacillus haloalkaliphilus, the window TCAAGATCCTATGACGGCACTCAACCCGACGCTAACAATTGGGGATCAGCTGATGGAAGCTGCAAAAGTGCATCAGAAGCTGACAAAAAAAGAAGTGAAAGAAGAGGCGCTTCGTATGCTTGACTTGGTGGGGATACCGCAGCCGAAAGAGAGACTGAAGCAATATCCGCATCAATTCAGCGGTGGCATGAGGCAGCGGCTCATGATTGCAATGGCTCTTATTTG includes:
- a CDS encoding ATP-binding cassette domain-containing protein, with the translated sequence IMRLLPAYSAQVDQGEIWFRDRNLLSLSEKDMRSIRGVDISMIFQDPMTALNPTLTIGDQLMEAAKVHQKLTKKEVKEEALRMLDLVGIPQPKERLKQYPHQFSGGMRQRLMIAMALI